One genomic region from Esox lucius isolate fEsoLuc1 chromosome 24, fEsoLuc1.pri, whole genome shotgun sequence encodes:
- the c24h11orf68 gene encoding UPF0696 protein C11orf68 homolog gives MEEIQVEDSPANWGEMGNPEPLSAESYAAEAMAADMEPWIVFDSRKTPRAEFDRWLETNRPSQVRRFGDEERGRGPVGWIAVYGPDYCPPTADLDGLQESWERLLDSGRPVNFQTVKELALNHGVLSGKWLMHLDTGFKVDHAWECVARAILDGKMYTAKVSPHDSKSDSKHVICAYSKDFTDERAVMRLDSAIRASGVKCPLSYKPDVYTYLGIYRNNRWKLCPTIYESKFDLECVPRRSHVLNKVTNLEVM, from the coding sequence ATGGAGGAGATTCAGGTGGAAGACAGCCCAGCAAActggggagagatggggaacCCAGAACCCCTGTCTGCAGAAAGCTATGCTGCAGAAGCCATGGCGGCAGATATGGAACCCTGGATCGTGTTCGACTCCCGTAAGACTCCCAGAGCGGAATTTGACCGCTGGCTAGAAACCAACAGACCgtcccaggtgagacgctttgGGGACGAGGAGCGGGGAAGGGGCCCGGTCGGGTGGATTGCTGTGTACGGCCCGGACTACTGCCCTCCCACAGCGGACCTTGACGGACTCCAGGAGAGTTGGGAGAGGCTGTTGGACAGCGGGAGGCCTGTCAACTTCCAGACTGTAAAGGAGCTGGCCCTGAACCATGGCGTGCTCTCCGGGAAGTGGCTGATGCACCTGGACACCGGCTTCAAGGTGGACCACGCCTGGGAGTGCGTGGCCAGAGCGATCCTGGACGGGAAGATGTACACCGCCAAGGTGAGTCCGCATGACTCCAAGTCGGACAGCAAACACGTCATCTGCGCCTACAGCAAGGACTTCACGGACGAGAGGGCGGTGATGAGGCTGGACTCTGCCATCCGGGCCTCAGGGGTCAAGTGCCCGCTGTCCTACAAGCCAGATGTTTACACGTACCTGGGGATATACCGCAACAACCGCTGGAAGCTCTGTCCCACCATCTACGAGAGTAAGTTCGACCTGGAGTGTGTTCCCCGACGCTCCCACGTCCTCAACAAGGTCACCAATCTAGAGGTCATGTAG